Within Runella rosea, the genomic segment GCGTCGTATTGGTTGACGTAGGGTACGCCCAATGTATTATAAACTACTTTCAAAATGGACCCAAAATTGGCGTGGGTGTGCGATACGTGCCCACGCTTTACGTAAGGTCCGGCGAACATCAATACCGAGCGGTGCGCATCGATATGGTCCACGCCCCCCTGCGGGTCGTCTTCAGTAATCACAACGAGCATATTTTTCCAATACGGCGTATGCGAAAGGAATTGTAAGATTCGACCCAATGAAATGTCATTATCGGCCATAAAAGAATGGGGATACGGAAATCCTGCTTCTGGACGGACGCCCGCGCCGTGGTCATTGGGAAGTTGGAGGGCAATCAGTCGGGGCAAATCCACTTTTTTGCCTTTCTGCGGAGTCAGCCATTTTGCGGTAAATTCTTTCTCAAACTGGTCCATTCGGAGCCAATCAGGAATGTTCATGTCAAAACCAGCATAGTTGCGCGAGGTATGCTCAAAAACCGCTTTTTGCAAAGGAAACACCACGGGCTGCCGTGCGCCGTATTCAAAATGGTTCCATTCTTCCGCGACGGCAGCAAACTCATTTCCTTCGCCAAAATTATAAAATGGGATTTTTTTGCGTTCTAGAGCTTCCCATAGTCCGCCAATTTCGTTGTAGTCCTCGGGGTCAATTCCGCCCGTAGCTTTTGGAAAACGCCGTCCGGGTGCTTTAGAGAATGCATTGAAGCTAGAAGAGTGATTGGAATTGGCTTCGACCCATTCGTTGGGGATGACGCCCATCATCCAATGGTGGCCGTGAATGGATGCATCAGAGTCGCAGTAAAAATTATCAGAATACGCAAATTGTTGGGCAATGCGCAGGTGATTGGGCATCACATCTACCTGGCGCAAAGTGTCCGTTTTTGTCGTTACCGTCACATTTGTTCCATATCGAGCGAGCGTAGGGTCACCTTTTGAAAGCTGTCCCAAGACTTCGTCGTATGTGCGGTTCTCTTTGGTAATGTACACAATGTATTTGATGGGACTTGTCCGCGAGCCGGGCAGGGGAGGGAGGGGATTTTTGCCGTCGTCGGTGACTGACACGGTCTCAAAAGTATTGTCGATGGCTTGTTGTGTCCATTTTTTCAATTCGGTGGGTGTCGGGAGCGTAACTTTTTGGAATGTTCCGAGCTGAATGTCGCCGATGTAGGTACCTCGGTCTGGTTTTACAAAACCGCTACCGCCGTTTTGGCCCGCGCCCAATCCCCGGGCAGAGACCACATACAGATTTTTCTCATCGGGCGATAATTTCACTTTGGTCGGTCCCCAACCCGTGGGAATCAATCCCTTTACCCTACGGGTGGTCAAATCAACCACTGCTACGGCATTGAAGCCCAAAAGGGCCACGTATAGCGTTTTTTCATCTTGGGTGAGCGCCATCCCAAATGGCATCAATCCTCGGTACTTGTCAATGCTGGGGTGCACTTTCAGCGCGATATGTCCCGCGATTTTGCGCGTTTGGCAATTGATAATCGAAATGTTGTCATTTGTGGCGTTGGAAACGTAGGCAAAGCGTTTTCCGACCGCAACGGAGTTGGGACTTGCACCGCCCACGATTTCGGCTTCCTCAATCATTTCCCCGATCTGATGTCCAGTTTTAAATTTACCCTTGACTTTGTTGGTGGCTAAGTCTACCATCCAAACGCTCATGGCTTCGGGCACGAGTGGGCTACCCAAGCCAGGGATTTTTCGTCCTTCGACTTCTACTCCTTCGATAGACTCTTTGGTGACGGTTGCGTAAGGGGGAAATTTTAGCATCATGGTGTCTTTGTTTTTGGGCGTTACGCCTGGCACCAAAGGGTACGCATATAATCCAACATTGGCTACAAACGCGTATTTTTTGTCGGGACTTAACGAAAGCCCAAACGGCTGCCGCCCTACGGGAATGGAAGCCGTGATTTTTTTTGTGGCCAAATCAATCCGCACCATTCTAAAATGCGCCCGGTCAAGAACAAGCAGCTCATTTTTAGCAGAATTTAGGATTAAATCTGAAGTAAAACTTTCTTCAAAATTTTGATTATCAATGGGTTGGTTGAGTGAAATGTCGTCAATTTTTTCCTTTTTTTCGGTGTCAAAAATGATAATATTCCCCTTGTCGCCGCCGCTCAGATATACCAGTTTGGAGTCAGTCGCAAAGGCAGCGCCCAAAAATGTGGCACCTTTGAAAGGGTCCGCAAACGTTTTGGCGTAATCGGGAATGCGAAGGGCCTGACGTGGATTTTCGGCATCGATGAGTGAAATAGCGCCGCTGTGCAGTGCCACGACCCGCCTCCCATCAGGACTGACAGCTAGTCCGAAAGGGTCGTTGGTGATGCGGAGGGTAGTGCCGACGGGTGTGACGCGCCGCCCGCTGGGCAGTACCGAGTAGCCGCCTGTGGTGTCAATTTTGCAATACTCGGCTCGGCTCGGTACTTGAAGGGTTTTGATTGTACGGAGTTGAGCGGTAAGCAAAAGGGGGGAAAAGAGAAGAGAAAAGGGGAAAAAGAAACGCATGTTTGGGTAGCAGTTTATAAACAAAAAAAATAAAGCAGGAGATAGACGATCTCCCACTTTATTGTGCATTCTTAACCTATTAAAAAATTACTTCAAAAGCCAAAGCTCATCATTGATGCTCTCAGTAGCTTTGCCGAATTGAGCTTGTACCGCAGTTTTATAGTTGGTTTCGTTGTAGATACGCTCTGAGTTGGGATATAACCAACGGCGCGGAATCACGCCAGAGTTTCCTGTGCCTGGCCCGCCCTTGGCAAAATTGGTTGGGAAGCCAGTACGACGCCAGTTATAGAA encodes:
- a CDS encoding bifunctional YncE family protein/alkaline phosphatase family protein encodes the protein MRFFFPFSLLFSPLLLTAQLRTIKTLQVPSRAEYCKIDTTGGYSVLPSGRRVTPVGTTLRITNDPFGLAVSPDGRRVVALHSGAISLIDAENPRQALRIPDYAKTFADPFKGATFLGAAFATDSKLVYLSGGDKGNIIIFDTEKKEKIDDISLNQPIDNQNFEESFTSDLILNSAKNELLVLDRAHFRMVRIDLATKKITASIPVGRQPFGLSLSPDKKYAFVANVGLYAYPLVPGVTPKNKDTMMLKFPPYATVTKESIEGVEVEGRKIPGLGSPLVPEAMSVWMVDLATNKVKGKFKTGHQIGEMIEEAEIVGGASPNSVAVGKRFAYVSNATNDNISIINCQTRKIAGHIALKVHPSIDKYRGLMPFGMALTQDEKTLYVALLGFNAVAVVDLTTRRVKGLIPTGWGPTKVKLSPDEKNLYVVSARGLGAGQNGGSGFVKPDRGTYIGDIQLGTFQKVTLPTPTELKKWTQQAIDNTFETVSVTDDGKNPLPPLPGSRTSPIKYIVYITKENRTYDEVLGQLSKGDPTLARYGTNVTVTTKTDTLRQVDVMPNHLRIAQQFAYSDNFYCDSDASIHGHHWMMGVIPNEWVEANSNHSSSFNAFSKAPGRRFPKATGGIDPEDYNEIGGLWEALERKKIPFYNFGEGNEFAAVAEEWNHFEYGARQPVVFPLQKAVFEHTSRNYAGFDMNIPDWLRMDQFEKEFTAKWLTPQKGKKVDLPRLIALQLPNDHGAGVRPEAGFPYPHSFMADNDISLGRILQFLSHTPYWKNMLVVITEDDPQGGVDHIDAHRSVLMFAGPYVKRGHVSHTHANFGSILKVVYNTLGVPYVNQYDATASLLQDFFTDKPDFTPYQMLIPDKRIYDVDKAMEIYKKTYDWKTAKPGPKMDDPDEQRREHYRQQNN